One region of Jatrophihabitans cynanchi genomic DNA includes:
- a CDS encoding DUF6318 family protein, which produces MRARFAPLVLLVVMALAACDGSGSGGDPSSPVRTSPAGSVSGSVPPVTVSHSGPPRPAGPTVPADVPTTGPNLRKPGEKPPVMPLEATQHTQDGAVAFAKFFIQTIDWGFATTSGAYMRHYATKTCTSCAALANGMDAVRAKGNHYLGGRFSVRGAPTIDPDASSTHMAVQFTVDVTSFEEVDARNQFQQGDIAHTGEQFWVSPEIVKDFVMPLPVGQR; this is translated from the coding sequence GTGCGTGCGCGTTTCGCCCCTTTGGTGCTGTTGGTGGTGATGGCGCTTGCGGCGTGTGACGGAAGTGGTTCGGGGGGTGATCCGTCCTCGCCGGTTCGGACGTCGCCGGCGGGTTCGGTGTCGGGTTCGGTGCCGCCGGTGACTGTCAGTCATTCGGGTCCGCCGCGGCCGGCCGGGCCGACGGTGCCTGCCGATGTGCCGACGACGGGCCCGAATCTGCGCAAGCCCGGGGAGAAGCCGCCGGTGATGCCGTTGGAGGCGACGCAGCACACCCAGGACGGTGCGGTCGCGTTCGCGAAGTTCTTCATCCAGACGATCGACTGGGGTTTCGCGACCACCAGCGGCGCCTACATGCGGCACTACGCCACCAAAACGTGCACGTCATGCGCAGCGCTCGCCAACGGCATGGACGCCGTTCGGGCGAAGGGCAATCACTACCTCGGCGGCAGGTTCAGCGTGCGAGGCGCTCCGACGATCGATCCGGATGCGAGCAGCACACACATGGCGGTGCAGTTCACAGTCGACGTGACCTCTTTCGAGGAGGTCGATGCAAGGAATCAGTTCCAGCAAGGCGATATCGCGCACACGGGTGAGCAGTTCTGGGTTTCCCCCGAAATCGTGAAGGACTTCGTTATGCCGCTGCCGGTTGGTCAGCGGTGA